The region CTGCTCTCGGCTCTGCGCCAAAAAGGCCTGAAGCGCGGCGTTGCAGCGATCTGCATCGGCGGCGGTGAAGCCACGGCCATGGCCGTTGAGTGTCTGTATTGAGCGTGATGCAAGCCTATGTCACAGGGTTTCGCATTCAGTTTATTTTTTAAGGATTTGGCATGATTCCCAATGACGAGCAACTTCAGATCAGTGACGCGGCCCGGCAGTTTGCCCAAGAGCGGTTGAAGCCGTTCTCCGCCGAATGGGACCGTGAACATCGCTTCCCCAAGGAGGCCATTGCAGAAATGGCCGAACTCGGTTTCTTCGGCATGCTGGTGCCCGAAGAGTGGGGCGGTTGCGACACCGGCTATTTGGCCTATGCCATGGCCCTTGAAGAAATCGCCGCCGGTGACGGTGCTTGCTCGACCATCATGAGCGTTCACAACTCGGTGGGTTGCGTGCCGATCCTCAAGTACGGCAACGATGATCAGAAAGAACGCTTCCTCAAGCCCCTGGCCAGCGGTGCGATGCTCGGCGCGTTTGCCCTGACCGAACCGCAGGCTGGCTCCGATGCCAGCGGCCTGAAAACCAGGGCTCGGCTGGAAGGCGATCACTACGTGCTCAATGGCTGCAAACAGTTCATCACCTCCGGGCAAAACGCCGGGGTGGTGATCGTGTTCGCAGTGACGGACCCGAGTGCCGGAAAACGCGGGATCACTGCGCTGATCGTGCCCACCGACTCACCGGGCTACAGCGTGGCGCGTGTTGAGGACAAGCTCGGCCAACATGCCTCCGATACTTGCCAAATTCTGTTCGACGACGTGAAAGTCGCCGTGGCTAATCGGTTGGGCGAGGAGGGTGAAGGGTATCGAATCGCCCTGGCCAACCTCGAAGGCGGGCGAGTCGGTATTGCCTCGCAAGCGGTGGGCATGGCCCGCGCGGCGTTCGAAGCCGCCCGAGACTATGCCCGCGAGCGAGAAAGTTTCGGCAAGCCGATCATCGAGCATCAGGCGGTGGCATTCCGCTTGGCCGACATGGCGACCCAGATCGCCGTGGCGCGGCAGATGGTGCATTACGCCGCGGCGCTGCGTGACAGCGGTAAACCGGCGCTGGTAGAGGCGTCGATGGCCAAGCTGTTCGCCTCGGAAATGGCTGAGAAGGTGTGCTCTGCGGCGTTGCAAACCCTGGGCGGTTACGGTTATCTGAACGACTTCCCGCTGGAGCGGATTTACCGCGATGTGCGGGTCTGCCAGATCTACGAAGGCACCAGCGATATTCAGCGCATGGTCATTTCGCGCAATCTTTGAAAGGAACTTACACGTGAGCTACGAAACGATTTTGTTGGAAACCCGAGGCCGTGTTGGCCTGATTACTCTCAACCGTCCGCAAGCGTTGAATGCGTTGAACGTGCAACTGGTCAGCGAATTGAACCGCGCCCTCGATGGCCTGGAAGCCGATTCGAACATAGGTTGCATCGTGCTGACGGGCTCAAAAAAAGCCTTTGCGGCGGGCGCCGACATCAAGGAAATGGCCGAGCTGACCTATCCGCAGATCTACCTCGACGACCTGTTCAGTGACAGTGACCGCGTGGCCAACCGCCGCAAGCCGATCATCGCTGCCGTCAATGGCTTTGCCTTGGGCGGTGGGTGTGAGTTGGCGCTGATGTGCGACTTCATTCTGGCGGGCGACAACGCCCGCTTCGGTCAGCCGGAAATCAACCTTGGCGTGCTACCAGGCATGGGCGGGACTCAGCGTCTGACCCGTGCGGTGGGCAAGGCCAAAGCCATGGAAATGTGCCTCAGCGGCCGTTTGATCGATGCGGTGGAAGCGGAGCGTTGCGGGATTGTGGCGCGCATTGTGCCGAGCGATGAGCTGCTGGACGAAGCACTGAAAGTCGCCGCGCTGATCGCCAGGAAGTCGTTACCGATAGCCATGATGGTCAAGGAAAGCGTAAACCGTGCGTTTGAAGTCAGCCTCTCCGAAGGTGTGCGCTTCGAGCGTCGGGTATTCCACGCGGCGTTTGCCACGCAAGATCAGAAGGAAGGAATGGCGGCGTTTATTGATAAGCGTGAGGCACAGTTTCAAGGCAAGTGAAACGCTTGCACGAGCAGGCTCGGCCCAACAGGGACCTTGTCAACACTGAAGGTCCACGTTTGGAGCGAGCCTGCTTGCGGGGCGTCTCAGCGGTTAAACCAAGTAATTTTTGAGTTCGCGAGCAATCACCATGCGCTGGATCTCGCTCGACCCTTCATAAATTTGTGTGATCCGCGCATCCCGGTAGTAACGCTCAACCGGGTAGTCCTCGAGGTACCCATACCCGCCGTGAATCTGCAGCGCCGATGAGCAGACTTTTTCGGCCATTTCCGAGGCGAACAGCTTGGCCTGGGAGGCTTCCGACAGGCAGGGTTTACCGGCGCTGCGCAACCGTGCCGCGTGCAGGATCAACAGGCGTGCGGCGTTCAATCGGGTGTGCATGTCCGCCAGCAGGTTGGCGATGCTCTGGTGCTCGATGATGGGTTTGTCGAACTGCACCCGATCCCGCGAATAGGCCAGCGCGGCCTCGAACGCTGCACGGGCGATGCCCAAGGCCTGCGCGGCAATGCCGATGCGTCCGCCTTCGAGGTTGGAGAGGGCAATGGCCAGGCCTTTGCCGCGCTCGCCCAGCAGGTTGGCTTCGGGCAGGGTGCAATTGCTCAAGGTCACTGCGCAGGTATCGGACGCGCGGATGCCCATCTTGTGTTCGGTGCGGTCAACGATGAACCCTGGGGTGTTGGTCGGGACTAGAAAGGCGGAAATACCTTTTTTGCCCAGGTCGGGGTCCGTCACGGCAAACACGATCGCCAGCTTCGCCCGTTTGCCGTTGCTGACGAATTGTTTAGCGCCGTTGATCACCCATTGGCCGTCCCGCAGTTCAGCGCGGGTGCGCAGGTTGTGGGCCTCGGAACCGGCTTGCGGTTCGGTCAGGCAAAAGCAACCAATGACTTTTC is a window of Pseudomonas sp. DC1.2 DNA encoding:
- a CDS encoding acyl-CoA dehydrogenase family protein — its product is MHDIELSEEQVMIRDMARDFARGEIAPHAQAWEKAGWIDDALVAQMGDLGLLGMVVPEEWGGTYIDYVAYALAVEEISAGDGATGALMSIHNSVGCGPVLNYGTQEQKQTWLPDLASGKVIGCFCLTEPQAGSEAHNLRTRAELRDGQWVINGAKQFVSNGKRAKLAIVFAVTDPDLGKKGISAFLVPTNTPGFIVDRTEHKMGIRASDTCAVTLSNCTLPEANLLGERGKGLAIALSNLEGGRIGIAAQALGIARAAFEAALAYSRDRVQFDKPIIEHQSIANLLADMHTRLNAARLLILHAARLRSAGKPCLSEASQAKLFASEMAEKVCSSALQIHGGYGYLEDYPVERYYRDARITQIYEGSSEIQRMVIARELKNYLV
- a CDS encoding enoyl-CoA hydratase is translated as MSYETILLETRGRVGLITLNRPQALNALNVQLVSELNRALDGLEADSNIGCIVLTGSKKAFAAGADIKEMAELTYPQIYLDDLFSDSDRVANRRKPIIAAVNGFALGGGCELALMCDFILAGDNARFGQPEINLGVLPGMGGTQRLTRAVGKAKAMEMCLSGRLIDAVEAERCGIVARIVPSDELLDEALKVAALIARKSLPIAMMVKESVNRAFEVSLSEGVRFERRVFHAAFATQDQKEGMAAFIDKREAQFQGK
- a CDS encoding acyl-CoA dehydrogenase, whose translation is MIPNDEQLQISDAARQFAQERLKPFSAEWDREHRFPKEAIAEMAELGFFGMLVPEEWGGCDTGYLAYAMALEEIAAGDGACSTIMSVHNSVGCVPILKYGNDDQKERFLKPLASGAMLGAFALTEPQAGSDASGLKTRARLEGDHYVLNGCKQFITSGQNAGVVIVFAVTDPSAGKRGITALIVPTDSPGYSVARVEDKLGQHASDTCQILFDDVKVAVANRLGEEGEGYRIALANLEGGRVGIASQAVGMARAAFEAARDYARERESFGKPIIEHQAVAFRLADMATQIAVARQMVHYAAALRDSGKPALVEASMAKLFASEMAEKVCSAALQTLGGYGYLNDFPLERIYRDVRVCQIYEGTSDIQRMVISRNL